The following coding sequences are from one Desulfosporosinus orientis DSM 765 window:
- a CDS encoding chromate transporter, which produces MFSQLWDLLIAFARASNLGFGGGPAVVPLIQIEVVERYHWMTNSEFTDALAVGNTLPGPIATKLAAYVGYQEAGWLGAVVANIGVVLPTALAVVLLARFLMKYSNSPVLKGMLKGVRPVVVVLIAQTAFEMGKGSFPNLTTWGIALATVASLYWLKLHPAIIILVSMVFGLIVFR; this is translated from the coding sequence ATGTTTAGTCAACTTTGGGATCTTCTAATTGCTTTCGCAAGGGCCAGTAACTTGGGTTTCGGAGGCGGACCGGCAGTGGTTCCTCTAATTCAAATCGAAGTCGTGGAGAGATATCATTGGATGACCAACTCGGAATTTACAGATGCCCTTGCAGTTGGAAATACCTTACCTGGTCCGATTGCTACAAAGCTGGCTGCCTACGTTGGTTATCAGGAAGCCGGATGGTTAGGAGCTGTGGTGGCGAATATTGGTGTAGTCTTGCCTACGGCTCTTGCGGTTGTTTTGCTGGCGCGGTTTTTAATGAAGTATTCTAATTCGCCGGTTTTAAAAGGTATGTTAAAGGGTGTGCGCCCGGTGGTTGTAGTCCTAATTGCTCAGACTGCCTTTGAAATGGGTAAAGGGTCCTTTCCTAACCTAACTACTTGGGGAATTGCCTTGGCGACAGTTGCTTCATTATATTGGCTGAAATTGCATCCTGCCATAATTATTCTTGTCTCAATGGTTTTTGGATTGATCGTTTTTCGCTAA
- a CDS encoding chromate transporter, with protein MFRKLWDVFIAFTRASNLGFGGGPSLIPLIKAEAVDRYQWMDNEEFADSLAIGNALPGPIATKMAAYIGYKVAGWLGAFVAIFGTIAPTAIIVILLGSLLVRYSDSPELQAMLKAVRPVVVILVAETAYDMAKKAFPSVSTWGIAAITIALLYFVDIHPAFIIVTAMLFGWAAYGRAKK; from the coding sequence GTGTTTAGAAAACTATGGGATGTATTTATTGCTTTTACACGGGCTTCTAATTTAGGTTTTGGTGGAGGGCCTTCACTGATCCCTCTTATTAAAGCGGAAGCGGTTGATCGATATCAGTGGATGGATAACGAAGAGTTTGCAGATTCCTTAGCCATTGGCAATGCCTTACCGGGGCCTATCGCAACTAAGATGGCTGCCTACATCGGTTATAAGGTAGCAGGATGGTTGGGAGCATTCGTTGCTATCTTTGGAACAATTGCTCCTACAGCGATTATAGTAATTTTGTTGGGAAGTCTGTTAGTGAGATATTCGGACTCTCCGGAACTTCAGGCCATGCTGAAGGCAGTTCGGCCCGTTGTTGTTATTCTAGTAGCAGAAACTGCTTATGATATGGCTAAAAAAGCCTTTCCTTCCGTGAGTACTTGGGGAATTGCGGCTATTACTATAGCGCTGCTGTATTTTGTTGACATTCACCCGGCCTTTATTATCGTAACGGCTATGTTGTTTGGTTGGGCCGCTTACGGAAGGGCCAAAAAATAA
- a CDS encoding protein-L-isoaspartate(D-aspartate) O-methyltransferase encodes MNKEYRSNDLNGRCAEREWMVHTQLMSRDISDEAVINSMVRVPRHRFVMNDKQELAYYDTALEIEAGQTISQPYMVALMAQALKLKASDRVLEVGTGSGYSAGILSQIASRVYTIERHQELAKSAEDRLNSLGYNNIEVHVGDGTLGWAEKAPFDAVLVTAGGPVIPDPLLEQLAVGGRLVIPVGEDRGEQHLLRVKKTVSGKLIKEDLGAVRFVPLIGTEGWNDENGRLS; translated from the coding sequence TTGAACAAAGAATATCGTAGCAATGATTTAAATGGACGTTGTGCAGAACGCGAGTGGATGGTTCATACTCAGCTCATGAGTCGTGATATATCAGATGAGGCAGTTATTAATAGTATGGTTAGGGTTCCGCGGCATAGGTTTGTTATGAATGATAAACAAGAACTGGCATATTACGATACTGCTCTGGAGATAGAAGCGGGACAAACTATTAGTCAGCCCTACATGGTTGCCCTTATGGCCCAGGCCTTAAAGTTAAAAGCAAGTGATAGAGTCCTGGAAGTGGGAACGGGTTCAGGATATTCTGCAGGAATACTATCTCAAATAGCATCAAGAGTTTATACTATAGAACGGCATCAGGAACTAGCTAAGTCGGCTGAAGACCGTCTTAATAGTCTGGGCTATAATAATATTGAAGTTCATGTGGGTGACGGTACTCTGGGGTGGGCAGAAAAGGCGCCCTTTGATGCTGTTTTAGTAACCGCAGGCGGCCCTGTTATTCCGGATCCTTTACTGGAGCAATTAGCCGTAGGCGGTCGTTTGGTTATTCCGGTTGGAGAAGACAGAGGAGAACAACATTTGCTGCGTGTGAAGAAAACGGTATCCGGCAAATTGATTAAAGAAGATTTGGGAGCGGTGCGGTTTGTTCCATTGATTGGAACTGAAGGCTGGAATGACGAGAATGGAAGGTTAAGTTAG
- a CDS encoding M20/M25/M40 family metallo-hydrolase translates to MVNRERVLAEFWELIRIDSPTKNERQIADILKERLKSMGLSVTEDNAGQKIGGNCGNVYAYFKGNLSKAPVVLFSAHMDTVGPCLGIQPVLTNGIITSAGPTILGADDKSGIVPILETIRVIQEQNIPHGDIQVIFSIAEEGGLNGSKNLDKTLLKADLGFVMDCVGGPGEIVLAAPGQDRLDVTIKGKSAHAGFAPEEGISAIVVAAKAIANMPTGRIDEETTANIGTIQGGRATNIVADEVRIACEARSRNLKKLERQTALMCEGFKRCAQEMGAVAEIEVNRLYEPFSLNIESQVVDIVSQAARSAGFNVVTGVTGGGSDANNFNLYGVPCAVLGTGMQKPHTTDECIEEEDLYRTTELLIEIVKLVAAKEKTSK, encoded by the coding sequence ATGGTCAATAGGGAAAGAGTGTTGGCTGAGTTTTGGGAATTGATTCGCATTGACTCTCCTACTAAGAACGAGCGACAAATCGCGGATATTCTTAAGGAACGTTTAAAGAGTATGGGTTTAAGCGTCACTGAAGATAATGCCGGGCAGAAAATTGGCGGCAATTGCGGCAATGTTTATGCCTACTTTAAAGGAAACTTATCAAAGGCGCCAGTTGTTTTGTTTTCAGCACATATGGATACGGTGGGTCCCTGTCTGGGTATTCAACCGGTCTTAACCAATGGAATTATTACTTCGGCTGGACCGACAATTTTAGGAGCAGACGACAAATCTGGTATTGTGCCTATTTTAGAAACAATCAGAGTAATTCAAGAGCAAAATATTCCCCATGGCGATATCCAGGTTATTTTCAGCATTGCCGAAGAGGGGGGGCTTAACGGCTCTAAAAACTTAGACAAAACACTGTTAAAAGCCGACTTGGGATTTGTCATGGATTGTGTTGGCGGACCGGGTGAGATCGTGCTTGCTGCTCCGGGGCAAGATCGTTTGGATGTAACAATTAAAGGTAAGTCGGCTCACGCCGGCTTTGCTCCGGAAGAAGGCATAAGCGCAATCGTAGTGGCAGCAAAGGCTATTGCCAATATGCCTACAGGCAGGATTGATGAAGAAACTACGGCAAACATTGGGACCATTCAAGGAGGCAGAGCTACAAATATTGTCGCCGATGAGGTCAGAATCGCTTGTGAAGCGAGAAGCCGGAATTTAAAGAAACTGGAACGTCAAACCGCTTTAATGTGTGAAGGGTTTAAGCGTTGCGCCCAGGAAATGGGTGCCGTTGCAGAAATTGAAGTGAATCGTTTGTATGAGCCCTTTAGTTTGAATATAGAATCCCAGGTTGTGGATATCGTAAGCCAAGCTGCCCGGTCAGCAGGTTTTAATGTCGTTACTGGGGTTACCGGCGGGGGCAGTGATGCCAATAATTTTAACCTATATGGTGTTCCTTGCGCAGTGTTAGGGACTGGAATGCAAAAGCCCCATACGACCGATGAATGTATCGAGGAAGAGGATTTATATCGGACAACAGAATTATTAATTGAAATTGTTAAACTCGTTGCTGCGAAAGAAAAAACGAGTAAGTAA
- a CDS encoding HIT family protein produces the protein MSDCVFCGLPETVNLVENELVRAFFDKYPVSKGHVLIVPKNHASSIFEATPEEMASVGDLLPKVKKLLDEQFHPDGYNIGANTGAVAGQTVFHWHIHVIPRYNGDAGKVRWHT, from the coding sequence ATGAGCGATTGCGTTTTTTGTGGGCTGCCCGAGACAGTGAATTTAGTAGAGAACGAACTTGTCCGGGCTTTTTTTGATAAGTATCCTGTCAGTAAAGGACATGTTTTAATTGTTCCTAAAAACCATGCTTCCAGTATTTTTGAGGCAACTCCTGAAGAAATGGCGAGTGTCGGAGATCTTCTGCCAAAGGTAAAAAAATTGCTGGATGAGCAATTCCATCCTGATGGCTATAATATTGGCGCAAATACAGGTGCAGTTGCTGGGCAAACTGTGTTTCATTGGCATATCCATGTAATTCCTCGCTATAATGGAGATGCAGGTAAAGTGAGGTGGCATACATAA
- the recQ gene encoding DNA helicase RecQ, with protein MIEKALEVLQRYFGYTHFRDGQQKVIGSLLQGSDTIAIMPTGAGKSLAYQIPALLFKGTTLVISPLISLMKDQVDALQQYGVPATFINSSLTLSEVRSRVQKAVQGQYKLLYIAPERLESDSFRGLLQSLQVSFMAIDEAHCVSQWGHDFRPSYLHLGPFLKSLPRKPLIGAFTATATEEVQTDVVRLLGLTKPNIFVTGFDRPNLTFSTLRGENKKEFVLEYIKNHEDQPGIIYAGTRKEVDNLNNFLVRSGIKAGKYHAGLSDADRQKSQEDFLFDKITVMVATNAFGMGIDKSNVRYVIHYTMPKNMEAYYQEAGRAGRDGEPGDCILLFSPQDVVLQRYLIEQTVFHPERKMNELKKLQGMVDYCHTPRCLRKTILEYFGENDIPEECGNCSSCNDEGEVMDITLEAQKVFSCIYRMRERFGIGLVAEVLKGSRKAKIRELRFDELSTHGIMHDTALQEIKDLINYFVAEGYLQLSNGEYPVVKLLPNAVSVLKGEGRVSRKISPKTSRQESDKDSLFHRLRALRREIAMRENLPPYMIFSDSTLREMAQNCPLNNRALLQISGVGERKLEKYGNEFLAVISSYCGEVKSAEAPSEKSYTPVTEKVASHLQTLRMYQEGYSLDEIAKIRKVTPITVQNHLVRCGMDGEVVPWDEFIPEEQEDNILAAIRQVGGERLRPIKDIVGDDVEWFTIRAVIEKHK; from the coding sequence ATGATAGAAAAAGCCTTGGAGGTTTTGCAAAGGTATTTTGGGTATACTCATTTTCGAGATGGCCAGCAAAAAGTGATAGGAAGTTTACTCCAAGGCTCAGATACAATAGCCATTATGCCGACTGGGGCAGGAAAATCCCTCGCTTACCAAATTCCGGCTCTCTTGTTTAAGGGGACGACGCTCGTTATATCTCCACTGATTTCTTTGATGAAAGATCAGGTGGATGCTCTCCAGCAATATGGAGTTCCTGCCACCTTTATCAATAGTTCTCTTACTTTAAGCGAAGTTAGGTCCAGAGTTCAAAAGGCAGTACAGGGGCAGTATAAGCTTTTGTATATTGCACCTGAGCGATTAGAGTCTGATAGTTTTAGAGGTTTATTACAGTCTCTGCAGGTTTCTTTCATGGCAATTGATGAAGCACACTGTGTTTCTCAGTGGGGGCACGATTTTCGCCCCAGCTACCTGCATTTAGGGCCTTTTCTTAAATCTTTGCCTAGAAAACCTTTGATTGGAGCATTTACGGCAACGGCAACTGAAGAAGTTCAGACGGATGTTGTCCGGTTATTGGGGTTAACGAAACCGAATATTTTTGTGACAGGATTTGATCGTCCTAACCTCACATTCTCTACGTTACGAGGGGAAAATAAAAAGGAATTTGTCCTTGAATATATAAAAAATCATGAAGATCAGCCGGGGATTATATACGCAGGAACCCGTAAAGAGGTGGATAATCTCAATAATTTTTTAGTAAGAAGCGGTATTAAAGCTGGAAAATATCATGCGGGCTTGTCTGATGCAGATCGTCAAAAAAGTCAAGAAGATTTCCTATTTGATAAAATAACTGTGATGGTGGCCACTAATGCCTTTGGAATGGGGATCGACAAATCCAATGTGCGTTATGTCATTCATTATACTATGCCAAAGAATATGGAAGCCTATTACCAAGAAGCGGGGCGCGCAGGGCGAGACGGGGAGCCGGGAGATTGTATTTTATTGTTTTCCCCTCAAGATGTCGTCCTGCAGCGATATTTAATTGAACAAACAGTTTTCCATCCCGAGCGAAAAATGAATGAACTCAAGAAACTTCAGGGAATGGTGGATTACTGCCATACCCCTCGATGTTTGCGAAAGACGATCCTGGAGTACTTTGGTGAAAATGATATTCCGGAGGAATGCGGTAACTGCAGCAGCTGTAACGACGAAGGGGAAGTGATGGATATTACCCTGGAGGCTCAGAAAGTCTTTTCCTGTATTTATAGGATGCGGGAACGTTTTGGGATTGGTTTGGTTGCCGAGGTGTTAAAGGGCTCTCGCAAAGCGAAGATACGAGAGCTGCGTTTTGATGAGCTTTCAACCCATGGAATTATGCACGATACAGCGCTTCAGGAAATTAAGGACCTTATTAATTATTTCGTAGCAGAGGGTTATCTGCAGTTATCCAATGGAGAATACCCTGTGGTAAAACTCTTGCCTAATGCGGTTTCCGTCTTGAAGGGGGAAGGAAGAGTTAGCAGAAAGATATCACCAAAGACTTCTCGTCAGGAATCTGATAAAGACAGCTTATTCCATCGCTTACGTGCTTTGCGCAGAGAGATAGCTATGCGGGAAAACCTGCCGCCATATATGATTTTTTCGGATAGTACTCTAAGAGAAATGGCTCAAAATTGCCCTCTGAATAACAGGGCATTGCTTCAAATCAGCGGAGTCGGAGAGCGTAAGTTAGAGAAATATGGGAACGAGTTTTTAGCGGTCATCTCAAGTTATTGTGGTGAAGTAAAGAGTGCAGAGGCACCCTCGGAAAAATCTTATACTCCTGTAACAGAAAAAGTTGCCAGTCATCTTCAGACTTTGCGAATGTACCAAGAAGGTTATTCCTTAGATGAGATAGCAAAAATCAGGAAGGTAACTCCGATTACAGTGCAGAATCACCTGGTGCGCTGTGGAATGGATGGAGAGGTCGTTCCCTGGGATGAATTTATACCGGAAGAACAAGAAGACAATATCTTAGCAGCGATTCGCCAGGTAGGCGGGGAGAGGCTGCGTCCCATTAAAGATATTGTCGGAGATGATGTAGAGTGGTTTACGATTCGAGCAGTTATAGAAAAACATAAGTGA